Sequence from the Muntiacus reevesi chromosome 9, mMunRee1.1, whole genome shotgun sequence genome:
GGACAGCAAAATCCTGAAGGCTTCAAAAACTCTATATCTATGAAAGAAGCTAAAGGAAGCTCAGACAATTTTGATTTTAAGTATAATATGTGATAGTATAAGATAAGCTGTAAAAGAAACTCTTAGAGAACTGGAGAATTTCCTTCATCTCAAAGCGATTGCTGATGGCTTTCAgaagagattatttttctttttttaattagtttattttttttaattgaaggataattgctttacaaaattgtgttgttttctgtcaaacctcaacatgaatcagccataggtgctcTTGACAGTTGGGTCCTGAATTTCAAGACAgcataactagaaataaaattacaattaaggaaggaaggagactacTGAATCCTCTATTGAGTGAATATTTGATAAAAACTCACAATTATTTGCAAGTTAATGATTAATCATgtatatttatgggcttccctggtggatcagatggtaaagaatctgcctgcaagggaggaaacccgggtttgatcattaggttgggaaggtcctccagagaagggtatgacaacccactgcagtattcttgactggaaaattccatggacagaggcgccagtccatggacttgcaaagagtcagccatgactgagtgactaacacacacacacatgtatttatgaTTCTTAATTTATCTTACAAGTGTATGTcctaatgtataaataaaattgttctagAAATAGACAATTTCAAGAGATTGATAACATACAAAAGGAAAGCCTTATACCCAAAAGAGTGGCCACAATCACAGGCCATATTTTCAAGTACAAATCCTTCATGATGGATCACTCATCCAGATGCATAAGGAAAGCATGAGATTATTGCACTGACCGAAATCCCAAGACACAGTTCCTTGACCATTTAAGATCTTTGCCAAAGATTGCACGGTCTAAAGagactattttctaaaatatcagaaatattaaataactttGACATTTTAGAGCAGGGGTTTTTATTTGCAGGAAGATAATATGTGATTCAACTactttgaggaaaagaaaatctattgaGGGGAAGAAAAGCAATAAACAGGGATCATTGTCTGTTTGGTTCATCAGTTTGTGCTTTGCTGGCTCGCAGCTTTCACGATGATGCACTGAAGATACGGGTGGGGCTGAGGAAGGATGCAGTGGGGGATGTTttccaaattatatttaaatctgtCACACTCGGTTTATATATTTACCTGCAAATGGTGTTCTTTTCAGCATCATATTAGCAATAAAAACCTAGAGGAAAGATTTTGTTCTATGAAGTGAAGTCAGTGATAATATTTCTTTccacacatgaaaaaatactaatttttcattgaaggaaatGACGTTTCAAAGTTGAATAATCATTGATTTTGCAAAGACAGAAAGCAATTTGAATATAGGCAGTTACTGACTATCTGCTGTTCCTCTTGACTAAAATTATatgttcctctctctcttctgaatATTTGTTCTGTTACAATAATGTGGAGATTCCGGGTACCCAGATAAAACAAATTATAGTGGGGATTACAACCATGATTAGACCCGAAAAGAGCTACCTGCTGACATCTCTTCAAAGGACCTCAGTTCTAAAATGCTTAAGCAAAGCTTTTAAAGTTTAAACATATAAACTATTGAGTGAACACCCCTTGTAATTTACAAGTAAGTTCTGGAACTTCGCATGTTTTGAAGGGTGTttccagaaatgagaaaaaagaaaagagggattgCAAATATTTGTGATATTATCAACCATTGGAGAACATTCACTTCTCTCCATTAGTGTATGTCAAGTAGTGAATATCATAAAGTTGTTTCAAAATAAGGACGTTATATTTGAAAGTGCTTTATCTTCCTCTTTTCAAGCTGTCACATGTGGAAGGGAATGCACAGGGAAGTGGATCATATtatagagtaataaaaataaacatttctataaGTAAGTATAACaagcataatatatatatatatgaatatatatatatgaatgatatATGGAGACATATTTAGGGGATGGGACTGGGctgtaatttttacatttatattatgaACTTCCACAAGCagtaaaatatatccaaaatgccAACTGATACACTCTCCAAACAtgcttcctccccccaccccgattAAATCAACATGGAAAGTAATTAAGTTAATAAAATGGAACTGTATTCCTTAACTTAATATTCATTGAGCAAAATTAATGAGAATCATGTAAAATTAACCAACAGTTGCATTTGAAGTGTGCTACAGAAAAGTCTACTTTTCACAATCTTATGTGGGACTCATAATGACCCCATGAATTTGTCATTACAAATCAAGTGTTGAAGTGACTTGTTAAGAAACCACAACTAAACTATCCATGATGAAGAATATTTATCTCACTTAAAATAGTCCTAAAAATCACACATCACATCacaaattaattcttttctatttttttcagattaagcATTTAACACTCACACCTTCCCCTCACTGATGAAATCATGCAACTGAATAATAATGTGACTGAGTTTATTCTGCTTGAGTTCACACAAGATCCTGTTAGGAAGAAAATAGTGTTTGCCACCTTCTTGATGTTCTATTTGGGGACCTTGTTGGGGAACTTTCTGATTATTGTTACCATCAAGACCAGCAGGGCACTTGGGAGTccaatgtatttctttcttttccatttatcctTATCTGATGCCTGCTTCTCTACATGCATAGCCGCTAGGATGATTGCTGATGCCCTTCTGAAGAATGCCACTATCTCTTTCAGTGAGTGCATGATCCAAATCTTTACATTCCATTTCTTTGGCTGCCTGGAGATCTTCATCCTCATCCTCTTGGCtgttgaccgctatgtggccatctgtaagcctctaCACTACACGACCATCATGACTCATCGAGTCTGTGGTGTGCTAATGTCCCTGGCCTGGTTGGGGTCCTGTGTGCATTCATCAGCTCAGATTTTTCTAGCCTTGAGTCTGCCTTTCTGCGGTCCCAATGTAATTGATCACTACTTCTGTGACTTGCAGCCTTTGTTGAAACTTGCCTGTACAGACACCTATGTAACCAACTTCCTCTTGGTGTCCAACAGCGGGGCCATCTGTACAGAGAGGTTTCTAATGCTGGTGTTATCCTATGCCATCATCTTGCACTCTCTGAGAAAGCACAGcactgaagggaggaaaaaagccctctccacctgcatctcccacattgtcgTGGTCATCTTGTTCTTTGGTccttgcatatttatatacactcgCCCTGCAACCACCTTCTCCATGGATAAGATGATAGCTGTGTTTTATACACTTGCAACACCTTTGATCAACCCTCTGATTTATGCCCTGAGGAATAtagaagtgaaaaatgccatgtgGAAGTTATGGAGCAAGAAGGTGGTCTCAGATGACAAAAGATGAATGGAAGTTTCAAAGTTTTCTTCAGAGTTTGGATTGATCTTAAAGAAGCCCATAGACAATAATATCCTCTTCTTGTGGAGTTAATATAACACTAACTCAGAGCGTGAAGATTACTTCCTTTAGTAAAATAGGCAATTTGACCACACATGCTAGTTAGCATTGAGTCAAATATTTGTAGAAGCACAGCATCAGGTACACACAGTCATGTAAGATCATGGTCTTAGCTATTCactgctgtctctgcctctcttgtcTGTCTaatatcactgtggttttgatctcctcttttcctcccttgtATTGACTTCCGGATTTTTCTGTTTAACATTACACTCTATGCTTTTATCTACAGCCTGACATATTTTTGTCTCAAAGAGTTTATTTCTTAGATACTGTGATCAAATGTCTGATCATGGACTTTCAAACTTGGTTGTTCTTACTAGCTCAGCAGAAATCACCAGGTTCAAATAATAATAGTACATACatattataaagagaaaatattttttttaaagaaaaatatttaagctaggaaacctctcttctttttcttgggttacagttaaaaaatttttttgtgtatttGCCTAATTGTTCTAGAAAAGTGACAGAACATTATGAGAAAATTCACCCTTTTGTAGTATATTTTACTAAGGGAAGTTCTGACTGTTGGGGTTCCTCATATTAACATTCTTtctgtaaaaacaacaacaacaataaaacctttTTGCTATTAAAATGATTCCTTCTATTTTGAGGGATCTATTAAGTTTTCTCTTGAATCATACCAATTAAAACATTATGTTTAAATATTAGTTTATTATGATTATAGCATAGAAGTTGCAAATTAAGGAAGATATATTTATGTGAGCTTTAAAGaaatctggtgcactgggaagacccagaggaatgggatggggagggaggtgggagggggttcacgacggggaacacatgtaaatccatggctgattcatgtcaatgtatgtcaaaaaccactacaatattgtaaagtaattagcccctaactaataaaaataaatggaaaaaaaaaagaaatgtgtacaTGTAGTCAATGGTAGGGAATTTATAAATAAGTGTTAATTGAATAAAGAGCATTCTAACCCAGGGGAGGGTATTTAGGCTTTGAAACATAGCTATACCACATATATGAATGGTTTAAGTGAGTTTTTAACAATATAGGAAGTAGAGTATCTTAAGAAAGCCTAAGCTATTTggatgaaaattaaatgtatccAGTGGAGATGGATATCATCTTTCACCATTCATTATCACTGAAGTCTCTAATTACATGGTCattaagaaattttataatttgtctgatttcttatttgcattttcatccatacagaaaattcaatacgagtatttttgcttatttggagcttctatttctatttacatgttaataattttattatgagcacaaaatttgttttactttcattgtACCCAGAAGTTTATATTCTCTATCTTGAGAAAAAGATCAGTGTGGAAATGGAAACTTGTGAATTCTGCAATGAACTCTAGACCCTTTctatacatatcttttttttttttttttttttttttttttagattctgagaATTTCAAGGCTaatctttcagtttttattaatCACGTCTGCTACAGTAAATAAGTCATCTGTGCTATGATACAGATGCTAGCTAGTTTGGTGTTacagaattctcttagcttttgcttgtcagtaaagcttttgatttctctgtcaaatctaagatccttgctgggcaaagtaatgttgtttgtagaattttctctttcatcactttaaatagatcctatcactcccttctggcctgcagagtttctgctgaaaaaacagctgatagccttatgggggGTTTTTGTACactgtttttttttgcttttccctttcagttttaatatttttttctttgcatttgctttttattACTTTGGCTAATATtgttttggtgtgtttctcctacAGTTTATCCTGTCTGGGAGGAACTGTCAGAGCTTCCTAGActtgagtggccatttcctttcccacattaaagaagttttcaagtatcatcttttcaaatatcttctcaggctctttcttttttccttcttcttcctgagACCTCTAAAATTTGAATGTTAGTGTGTTTACTCTTGTCCAGAGTTCTCTGAGattgtcttcaattttttttttcattttgtgtttattctgcTCCTCAGTAgtcatttccaccattctatcttccagctcaattattccttttttaagCCTCAGTTACTCTGCTATTTTTTTCCGCCTTTTTTTGATTGGGACTGTGTTCCTGTCTTACTGATTATTTGGCCCAAGGTTTCCAGCACTGGGGTTTGCAGAGAGTTGGGTAGAGCCAGGTCTTGGTGTTGAAATGTGGACCTCCAGGAGACCTCACTCGAGTTAATATTCTCCAGTCACTCAGAGGTTCCTCCCATCTGCTTGGGTGTCAACATCCCCACCACTGTCATCTAGGTTCCCTACTGTGGGGAGATGCAGACTCTGCATTCTCCTTGGCTCCACCTCAATAAGTCGATTACCTTTTGCTATTGTTCTCACTGTATGTcttctctaataaactttatgtgCGGGTGAGATGTGTGTATTGTGTATACTGCGGTACCCTTAGCAGCAGTTGTAGTGTTTGTATCATTTGGAAACATCAATTATATTTATTGACTAGATGAATGACTTTAGAAATACTTAAATAAGTTGAAAAAGTTGCGTGTTTCAGGTATACTAAGTTGCCCTTTTAAACGATCAAACCCACAGAAGCAACAGGACATGAAGATGTCACAGAATTTACCCTCCTGGGGCTCTTTACTGATGAGAATGCGGAAGTTGCCGGCTTCGTGCTGTTTTTACTTTGCTGTATTGCGATCCTCTCAGGGAATCTGCTCGTTCTTCTCACCATCAGGGGCAGGCGCCTCGGTGAACAGCCCACGtactttttctcagctatttgtcctTGATGGGGGTCTGCTCCACCTCCACGGTGGCACCCAAATCGATCACTGACTTGCTGGCCCAGCAGAAGGCCATCCCCTACACCAGCTGCATGACCCAGATGTTCTGTGCCCACGTCTTTGGAGCCACTGAGCTCTTCATCTTGGtggccatggcctatgaccgctatgccGCCATCTGCAGACCTCTTCACTGCATGGTCATCATGAACCGACAGGTGAGCTCTGTCCTTGTGATGGCTTCTGCTGTGGGAGCCTTTAGCCATTCTCATGCAAGTGTTATCACTGGACTTCCTTCCTGTGGCCCCAATCAAATAGACCACTATTTCTGAGATGCATTCCCTTTGCTGAAGCTGGCCTGCACGGACACTAGACTGCGGGTGACTGCAATCATTACCACCACAGGGGGTTGTCCGTTTTGACCTTTGTTGCCTTGGTGATTTCTTACATCATCATCCTGGCCTCCCTGAAGACTGGCTCATCCGAGGGCCCCCGCAAAGCCCTCCCTACCTGTGGTTCACACATCACTGTGGTCTTTCATGTTCTTCTTGCCCCTCATCTTCACCTATGTCCCCACGGCTGATTCTGTCAGGAACGACAAGGCCTTTGCCCTGTTTTACACCATGATTGCCCCCATGTTCAACCCTCTCATCTCCACCCTGAGAAACGCAGACACGAAGAATGCCATGAGGAAAGTGTGGGGCCGAGATAAACACTCTGCGGGAAACTGAACATCTGGCTGTCCTGCCCTTTGCAGGATCTATTTTATCCACACAATCGTTAATGTTGACAAGTGCAACAGATACGGAAGGAGCGGGTGCTGTCATTCAAATCTGCAACCCTGAAGAGTGAAGCCCCCTCAGCCACCCTCCCTCTGTCACTTGACTGAGACTGCCCACAAGGGGAGTGGATCAGATGCGCTTCGGGTCCTTTCCAGCTCTGACATTCGGGAACGTTCTGTTCTTTGTATTCCCTGACATGACGAATGCATTTAAGCACTTTTTTTTCAGGGAAAGTTGTGAAGACTGCATGATTGGCTTTTCTGACCTCTTTCAGGAAACAGATAATCTTGAGTGAGACAGCTCTCATAGAGCTTTCTTAAAAcacttccattttattttgagGTTTCCACAGCAATAATTTCCAAAAAGCAATGTCAAAGGTTTTACAAgtgttgtataatttttttacatACAAATCCTGCATCTAAAACAATGTAATTGATAAAATTATCCTACTTACATTACAGTTACAGAAATTGTAAGTAAAACTTAGTACCTTATTACAGGTAATTAAAAGTCTTGAAAAATGA
This genomic interval carries:
- the LOC136174094 gene encoding olfactory receptor 4C16-like, with the protein product MQLNNNVTEFILLEFTQDPVRKKIVFATFLMFYLGTLLGNFLIIVTIKTSRALGSPMYFFLFHLSLSDACFSTCIAARMIADALLKNATISFSECMIQIFTFHFFGCLEIFILILLAVDRYVAICKPLHYTTIMTHRVCGVLMSLAWLGSCVHSSAQIFLALSLPFCGPNVIDHYFCDLQPLLKLACTDTYVTNFLLVSNSGAICTERFLMLVLSYAIILHSLRKHSTEGRKKALSTCISHIVVVILFFGPCIFIYTRPATTFSMDKMIAVFYTLATPLINPLIYALRNIEVKNAMWKLWSKKVVSDDKR